A single region of the Microbulbifer sp. MKSA007 genome encodes:
- a CDS encoding phosphotransferase: MSLRSSSEVEQGCEIDTDPRRNTLCEWVGVALGMEAPADLLSLAGDAGFRRYFRTLTEPSLIAVDTPPQLTNPARFVALADYLRRNGIHTPMVVAADTAEGYLLLEDLGDTQLYSVLNSDSVEGLYAEVMSELLCLQQIPFEEQLFPTYSRELLLKEMQVMPEWLVRELLGYQLSEREEKLLEQTFELLLNSAEEQPHTIVHRDYHSRNLMIRDGERPGIVDFQDAVWGPATYDLVSLLKDCYIRWPRERVERWVLAYVATAEAAGVMQPVDPQLYLRWFDWMGLQRHIKVLGLFPRLSLRDGKQGYLQHLPLVIRYVLETAERYPELEPFTDWFSGTLLPQIEPLPWYSDYRCAGD, translated from the coding sequence ATGAGCCTAAGATCGAGCAGTGAAGTTGAGCAAGGGTGCGAGATCGACACCGATCCCAGACGCAATACCTTGTGTGAGTGGGTTGGCGTGGCCCTGGGTATGGAGGCTCCGGCTGATTTATTGAGCCTGGCGGGAGATGCTGGATTTCGCCGTTATTTTCGCACTCTAACCGAGCCGTCACTGATAGCGGTAGATACCCCTCCCCAATTGACTAACCCCGCCCGCTTTGTGGCTCTGGCTGATTACTTGCGCCGCAACGGTATCCATACGCCGATGGTGGTTGCTGCAGACACCGCAGAGGGGTACCTGCTGCTGGAAGATTTGGGGGATACCCAATTGTATAGCGTGCTCAACAGCGACAGTGTTGAGGGACTCTACGCAGAGGTAATGAGTGAACTTTTATGCCTGCAGCAAATCCCTTTTGAGGAACAATTATTCCCAACTTATAGTCGGGAACTACTTCTTAAGGAAATGCAGGTTATGCCTGAGTGGCTGGTGCGAGAGCTACTTGGCTACCAGCTTTCAGAGCGGGAAGAAAAGCTGCTGGAGCAAACCTTTGAATTGTTGCTTAACAGTGCGGAGGAGCAGCCTCACACGATTGTTCACCGGGATTACCACAGTCGCAACCTGATGATCCGCGACGGGGAAAGGCCGGGGATTGTCGATTTTCAAGACGCAGTGTGGGGGCCCGCCACCTACGATCTGGTGTCTCTGCTCAAAGATTGCTATATCCGTTGGCCCCGCGAGCGGGTAGAGCGCTGGGTGCTGGCTTACGTCGCGACTGCTGAAGCGGCGGGTGTTATGCAGCCTGTGGACCCACAACTTTATCTTCGTTGGTTCGACTGGATGGGGTTACAGCGTCATATTAAAGTGCTGGGTCTGTTCCCGCGCCTCAGTCTGCGTGATGGAAAGCAGGGATACTTGCAGCACCTGCCGCTGGTGATTCGCTATGTTTTGGAAACCGCTGAGCGCTACCCAGAGCTGGAGCCGTTTACTGATTGGTTCAGCGGCACCCTACTGCCGCAGATAGAGCCTTTGCCCTGGTACAGCGATTACCGCTGTGCCGGTGACTAG
- a CDS encoding nucleotidyltransferase family protein: MSKPKENSPLTAMVLAAGFGRRMRPLTDQTPKPLLPIAGKPLIEYAIERLAAIGVQKVVINLGYLGPKIRQQLGSGSRWGLDIHYSVEHEEEPLETAGGILKALPLIGDSSFLVVNGDVWCDYDLSQWIERSLPESCPGRLLMVPNPPHNPGGDFGIEGGLLSGTAKPRYTFAGISWLRAETLTKYPKRRECFGLGEVFTFNEDKLQAELYEGDWCDVGTPERLENLDRRLTGES; encoded by the coding sequence ATGAGCAAACCCAAAGAGAATTCCCCTTTGACTGCCATGGTATTGGCAGCAGGTTTTGGGCGCCGTATGCGCCCACTGACTGACCAAACTCCAAAGCCTCTGTTACCGATTGCCGGTAAGCCCCTGATTGAATATGCGATTGAGCGCTTGGCAGCTATTGGTGTGCAAAAGGTCGTGATTAACCTGGGCTACTTAGGACCCAAAATTCGTCAACAGCTTGGTTCTGGTTCCCGCTGGGGGTTGGATATTCACTACTCCGTCGAGCATGAGGAGGAGCCACTGGAAACTGCCGGCGGGATTCTCAAGGCGCTGCCACTGATCGGCGATTCATCGTTTTTGGTGGTTAATGGTGATGTCTGGTGTGACTATGACCTGTCGCAATGGATCGAGAGATCGCTGCCGGAGTCTTGCCCTGGACGCCTTTTGATGGTCCCCAATCCTCCCCATAACCCCGGTGGAGATTTTGGCATAGAGGGTGGCTTGCTGTCGGGTACAGCCAAGCCCCGCTATACCTTTGCAGGTATTAGCTGGCTGCGAGCTGAAACCCTCACCAAATACCCTAAGCGTCGCGAATGCTTCGGGCTTGGGGAAGTGTTCACCTTTAATGAGGATAAGCTACAAGCTGAACTCTATGAGGGGGACTGGTGCGATGTGGGAACCCCCGAGCGCCTGGAAAATTTAGATCGCCGACTGACTGGCGAAAGTTGA
- the rpe gene encoding ribulose-phosphate 3-epimerase: MSDYKIAPSILSADFARLGEEVDNVLAAGADWVHFDVMDNHYVPNLTIGPMVCQALRKHGVEAPIDVHLMVEPVDEMIRMFADAGATYITFHPEASRHPDRSLQLIRSLGCKAGLVFNPASGLDAAKYVMDKLDMILLMSVNPGFGGQKFIPNTLTKLKEARKLIDESGFDIRLEIDGGVNRDNIAEIAAAGADTFVAGSAIFNTPDYAEVIAAMRKSLA; this comes from the coding sequence ATGTCAGATTACAAGATCGCTCCCTCTATTCTCTCTGCAGATTTCGCACGTTTGGGTGAAGAAGTGGACAATGTGTTGGCAGCCGGAGCGGACTGGGTGCATTTTGATGTGATGGACAATCACTATGTGCCAAATCTCACGATTGGCCCTATGGTATGCCAGGCCCTGCGCAAACACGGTGTTGAGGCTCCGATTGATGTGCACCTGATGGTGGAGCCGGTGGATGAGATGATTCGCATGTTCGCCGATGCCGGAGCTACCTATATTACGTTCCACCCAGAAGCCTCTCGTCACCCGGACCGCTCCCTACAATTGATTCGCAGTCTCGGCTGTAAAGCGGGGCTGGTGTTCAATCCAGCCAGTGGCCTCGATGCGGCCAAGTATGTAATGGATAAGCTGGATATGATCCTACTGATGTCGGTGAACCCGGGTTTTGGTGGGCAGAAGTTTATCCCCAATACCCTGACCAAGTTAAAAGAAGCTCGCAAGTTGATTGATGAGTCTGGGTTTGATATTCGCCTTGAGATCGACGGCGGTGTGAATCGCGACAATATTGCCGAAATTGCTGCAGCTGGAGCAGATACCTTTGTCGCTGGGTCTGCCATATTCAATACCCCGGACTACGCTGAAGTGATTGCAGCCATGCGTAAAAGTTTGGCTTAA